The following proteins come from a genomic window of Sphingobium cloacae:
- a CDS encoding CDC48 family AAA ATPase → MADQDNEGRRIQVANARPEDAGRGLARLPLAVMAELGLAEGDVVEIAGKRPTPARVVRPYKEDEGLDVLRLDGLQRANAGVGSGDFVHIRKVEPRPAQRVIFAPAQSNLRLQGNPDALKRVFYQRPLTAGDVVATSGQQQVPPGDMPPQLRQMLAAPAYALQEIRLVVVSTIPKGFVHIDADTEVELRAEYEEPRDLRRADVTYDDVGGMADAIDQLREMVELPLRYPELFERLGVDPPKGVLLHGPPGTGKTRLARAVANESEAEFFLINGPEIMGSAYGESEKQLREIFEAAAKSAPSILFIDEIDSIAPKRGNVTGETEKRLVAQLLTLMDGLEPRTNLVVIAATNRPEAIDEALRRPGRFDREIIVGVPDERGRREILGIHTRGMPLGEGVDLAELARMTYGFVGADLAALTREAAIETVRRFMPRLNLEEGTIPPDVLEELSVAREDFMAAIKRVQPSAMREVMVQAPNIGWSDIGGLGDAQMRLKEGVELPLKDPDAFRRIGIRPAKGFLLYGPPGTGKTLLAKAVAREAEANFIATKSSDLLSKWYGESEQQIARLFARARQVAPTVIFIDELDSLVPARGGGLGEPAVTERVVNTILAEMDGLEELQSVVVIGATNRPTLVDPALLRPGRFDELIYVPVPDEAGRRHILSIHTKKMPLADDVDLDALAARTERFTGADLEDLVRRAGLIALRGSLSVEKVGMAQFEAALEETRASVTPEMEREYEQIQATLKQSVMQIDPIGFVAPGMLRQRERRD, encoded by the coding sequence ATGGCCGATCAGGACAACGAAGGACGCAGGATTCAGGTGGCGAACGCGCGGCCCGAAGATGCCGGGCGCGGATTGGCCCGCCTCCCGCTGGCGGTGATGGCGGAACTGGGTCTGGCCGAGGGCGACGTGGTCGAGATCGCGGGCAAGCGGCCCACTCCCGCGCGGGTGGTGCGGCCCTATAAGGAGGATGAAGGGCTCGACGTGCTGCGCCTCGACGGGTTGCAGCGCGCCAATGCGGGCGTGGGGTCGGGCGATTTCGTCCACATCCGCAAGGTGGAGCCGCGCCCCGCCCAGCGCGTGATCTTCGCGCCCGCGCAAAGCAATCTCCGCCTGCAAGGCAATCCCGATGCCCTGAAGCGCGTTTTCTACCAACGGCCCCTGACGGCGGGCGATGTCGTCGCGACCTCCGGCCAGCAGCAGGTGCCGCCCGGCGACATGCCGCCCCAGCTCCGGCAGATGCTGGCCGCCCCTGCCTATGCCTTGCAGGAAATCCGGCTGGTGGTCGTGTCGACGATCCCCAAGGGCTTCGTCCATATCGACGCCGACACCGAAGTCGAACTGCGCGCCGAATATGAAGAACCGCGCGACCTGCGCCGCGCCGACGTGACCTATGACGATGTGGGCGGCATGGCCGACGCCATCGACCAGCTGCGCGAGATGGTGGAGCTGCCGCTGCGCTATCCTGAACTGTTCGAACGGCTGGGCGTCGATCCGCCCAAGGGCGTGTTGCTCCATGGCCCGCCGGGCACGGGCAAGACCCGGCTCGCCCGCGCCGTCGCCAATGAATCGGAAGCGGAGTTCTTCCTCATCAACGGCCCGGAGATCATGGGCTCGGCCTATGGCGAATCGGAAAAGCAGCTTCGCGAGATCTTCGAGGCGGCGGCCAAGTCCGCCCCGTCGATTCTCTTCATCGACGAGATCGACTCCATCGCCCCCAAGCGCGGCAATGTGACGGGCGAGACGGAAAAGCGCCTCGTCGCCCAACTGCTGACGCTGATGGACGGCCTCGAGCCGCGCACCAACCTGGTGGTCATCGCCGCGACCAACCGTCCCGAAGCCATCGACGAGGCGCTGCGCCGCCCCGGCCGCTTCGACCGCGAGATCATCGTCGGCGTCCCGGACGAGCGTGGCCGGCGGGAAATCCTGGGCATCCACACGCGCGGCATGCCGCTGGGCGAGGGCGTGGACCTCGCCGAACTGGCGCGCATGACCTATGGCTTCGTCGGCGCGGACCTGGCCGCCCTGACCCGCGAGGCCGCGATCGAGACGGTGCGCCGCTTCATGCCGCGCCTCAACCTGGAGGAAGGGACGATCCCGCCCGACGTGCTGGAGGAACTCTCCGTCGCGCGGGAGGATTTCATGGCCGCGATCAAGCGCGTCCAGCCGTCCGCCATGCGCGAGGTGATGGTGCAGGCTCCCAATATCGGCTGGTCCGACATTGGTGGGCTGGGCGACGCGCAGATGCGCCTCAAGGAAGGGGTGGAACTGCCGCTCAAGGACCCCGACGCCTTCCGCCGCATCGGCATCCGCCCGGCCAAGGGCTTCCTGCTCTACGGTCCGCCCGGCACCGGCAAGACCCTGCTGGCCAAGGCGGTCGCGCGCGAGGCGGAGGCGAACTTCATCGCCACCAAGTCCAGCGACCTGCTCAGCAAATGGTATGGCGAGAGCGAGCAGCAGATCGCCCGCCTCTTCGCCCGCGCGCGGCAGGTGGCGCCGACCGTGATCTTCATCGACGAACTGGACAGCCTCGTCCCCGCGCGCGGCGGCGGCCTTGGCGAACCGGCCGTGACGGAGCGGGTGGTCAACACCATCCTCGCCGAGATGGACGGGCTGGAGGAGCTTCAGTCGGTCGTCGTCATCGGCGCGACCAACCGCCCGACGCTGGTCGACCCGGCCTTGCTGCGCCCCGGCCGCTTCGACGAACTGATCTACGTGCCCGTTCCCGACGAGGCGGGACGGCGGCACATCCTGTCGATCCACACCAAGAAGATGCCGCTGGCCGACGATGTCGATCTGGACGCGCTCGCGGCGCGGACGGAGCGTTTCACCGGCGCGGACCTGGAGGATCTGGTGCGCCGCGCGGGCCTGATCGCGCTGCGCGGATCGCTCTCCGTCGAGAAAGTCGGCATGGCCCAGTTCGAGGCCGCGCTGGAGGAAACCCGCGCCTCCGTCACGCCCGAAATGGAGCGCGAATATGAGCAGATCCAGGCGACGCTCAAGCAAAGCGTGATGCAGATCGATCCCATCGGTTTCGTCGCGCCGGGGATGCTGCGCCAGCGCGAAAGGCGGGATTGA
- a CDS encoding LysR substrate-binding domain-containing protein, whose product MRRLPPLTALEAFVQVARLGSVKAAAEELALSTPALSRRVQALERFIGRPLFDRKHQALEMNADGQRLLDDIAPALDSLSQALENIQSGGNQLRLRLAVMPLFATQRLFPRLGELRQMHPQLHIDIETTPYAVARLGEGLDAAIVLAKDIDPALYAHELDHDEVYLIGRKALLEPPHALSAPEELSQHTILLHRDMALAFDAWKEAVGLPDLQPLAIDNYDSGQLMLEAAAQGLGVAVMHASHFQQAADGRLVRLFPVRVESPYRYFFVCRPRALQTRAVRIFRDWLVSADI is encoded by the coding sequence ATGCGCAGACTGCCGCCTCTTACGGCCCTGGAGGCCTTCGTTCAGGTCGCCCGCCTCGGCTCGGTCAAGGCGGCGGCGGAGGAACTCGCGCTGTCCACCCCGGCCTTGAGCCGCCGGGTGCAGGCGCTGGAACGCTTCATCGGCCGCCCGCTGTTCGACCGCAAGCACCAGGCGCTGGAGATGAACGCGGACGGCCAGCGGCTGCTGGACGACATCGCGCCCGCGCTGGATTCGCTCAGCCAGGCGCTGGAGAATATCCAGAGCGGCGGCAACCAGTTGCGCCTGCGCCTGGCGGTCATGCCGCTGTTCGCGACCCAGCGGCTGTTCCCGCGGCTGGGCGAACTGCGCCAGATGCACCCGCAGCTTCATATCGACATCGAGACCACGCCCTATGCCGTGGCGCGGCTGGGCGAAGGGCTGGACGCGGCCATCGTGCTGGCGAAGGACATCGACCCGGCGCTCTACGCGCATGAACTGGATCATGACGAGGTCTACCTGATCGGGCGCAAGGCGCTGCTGGAACCGCCCCATGCGCTCAGCGCGCCGGAGGAACTGTCGCAGCACACGATATTGCTGCACCGCGACATGGCGCTGGCGTTCGACGCATGGAAGGAAGCGGTCGGCCTGCCGGACCTGCAACCGCTGGCGATCGACAATTATGATTCGGGCCAGTTGATGCTGGAGGCCGCCGCGCAGGGGCTGGGCGTCGCCGTGATGCACGCCAGCCATTTCCAGCAGGCGGCGGACGGCCGGCTGGTCCGCCTGTTCCCGGTCAGGGTGGAAAGCCCCTATCGCTATTTCTTCGTCTGCCGTCCCCGCGCATTGCAGACGCGCGCGGTCCGCATCTTCCGCGACTGGCTGGTTTCCGCCGACATCTGA
- a CDS encoding GGDEF domain-containing protein, with amino-acid sequence MNATSPSSASPQHGLTDRLTRWARGLSGKGEEEEQPAPERRARASTAANREITRRRKLYDDIGDFLFAHDLDLTPINFSVALDYLTGANIGIEKAVQAVMMERGQVSNGWVEAVVAEQRADDITPEALATMLDKVEESLKLFTGLMHESRSSAKDYGAALQEQAKDLAAGGDADAVLARLVNLTRSMVEKTRQVETQLRDNQKQTQALQSSLESARKAAEHDFLTGLPNRRAFEGALRDELALAREQGEPLAIAFCDIDHFKTINDTHGHDTGDRVLKFVAGLLTKISNDRCHVARHGGEEFVMLFRGKTALEACALVNKVREDLAGRSLVNRANGEKMEQVTFSGGVADMLEYENSRAALRAADRALYLAKEHGRNRVYLAAEAD; translated from the coding sequence ATGAACGCGACGTCCCCCTCCTCCGCCAGCCCACAGCATGGGCTTACCGACCGCCTGACGCGATGGGCCCGCGGCCTGTCGGGCAAGGGAGAGGAGGAGGAACAGCCCGCGCCCGAACGGCGGGCCCGCGCCAGCACGGCCGCCAACCGGGAAATCACGCGCCGCCGCAAGCTCTATGACGATATCGGCGATTTCCTGTTCGCCCATGACCTGGACCTGACGCCGATCAATTTTTCCGTCGCCCTCGATTATCTGACGGGCGCGAACATCGGCATCGAAAAGGCGGTGCAGGCGGTCATGATGGAACGCGGCCAGGTCAGCAACGGCTGGGTCGAAGCCGTCGTCGCCGAACAGCGCGCCGACGACATCACGCCCGAAGCGCTGGCCACGATGCTGGACAAGGTGGAGGAAAGCCTGAAGCTGTTCACCGGCCTGATGCATGAATCGCGCAGCAGCGCCAAGGATTACGGCGCGGCGTTGCAGGAACAGGCCAAGGATCTGGCGGCCGGCGGCGACGCGGACGCGGTGCTCGCCCGGCTGGTCAACCTGACCCGTTCGATGGTGGAGAAGACGCGGCAGGTCGAAACCCAGCTTCGCGACAACCAGAAGCAGACCCAGGCGCTCCAATCCAGCCTGGAAAGCGCGCGCAAGGCGGCGGAGCATGATTTCCTGACCGGCCTGCCCAATCGCCGCGCCTTCGAAGGCGCGCTGCGCGATGAGCTGGCGCTGGCGCGCGAGCAGGGCGAGCCGCTGGCCATCGCCTTTTGCGACATCGACCATTTCAAGACGATCAACGATACCCATGGCCATGACACGGGCGACCGGGTGCTGAAATTCGTCGCCGGGCTGCTGACGAAGATTTCCAACGACCGCTGCCATGTGGCGCGCCATGGCGGGGAGGAGTTCGTCATGCTGTTCCGCGGCAAGACGGCGCTCGAAGCCTGCGCGCTGGTGAACAAGGTGCGCGAGGATCTGGCGGGACGCAGCCTCGTCAACCGCGCCAATGGCGAGAAGATGGAGCAGGTCACCTTTTCGGGCGGGGTCGCGGACATGCTGGAATATGAGAACTCCCGCGCCGCGCTGAGAGCCGCGGACCGGGCGCTCTACCTGGCCAAGGAGCATGGCCGCAATCGCGTCTACCTGGCGGCGGAGGCCGACTAG
- a CDS encoding IS5 family transposase (programmed frameshift), translating into MSRHLFWLSDEAGLAIEPHLPHGKAGKPRVDDRTVISGILHVLKTGCRWRDVPAAYGPPTTIYNRYNRWSQRRIWQRLFEKVAASGPVPKELSIDSSHVKAHRSAAGSKGEYEEAVGRSRGGRTCKIHCLADDRGRPVAITLTPGNIADISIAIPLLGTVAPPRRLLADKAYDADSLRNWLTARNVKAVIPSTASRRTPYPLDRRIYRRRNVIERLFGRLKNWRRIATRYDRHAQNYLAAIALVAVVAEWSK; encoded by the exons ATGTCACGCCATCTGTTTTGGCTGTCGGATGAGGCAGGGTTAGCGATTGAGCCACATCTGCCGCATGGCAAAGCTGGCAAGCCGAGAGTTGACGATCGAACGGTGATTTCGGGCATCCTGCACGTGCTCAAGACAGGCTGCCGCTGGCGCGACGTACCCGCCGCTTATGGGCCGCCCACAACGATCTATAACCGCTACAACCGCTGGTCTCAGCGGCGCATCTGGCAGCGCCTTTTCGAGAAGGTCGCGGCATCGGGGCCTGTGCCGAAAGAACTGTCGATAGATAGCAGCCACGTCAAAGCCCACCGTTCGGCGGCAGGCTCA AAGGGGGAGTATGAAGAAGCGGTCGGTCGCTCACGGGGCGGCAGGACGTGCAAGATCCACTGCCTGGCCGACGATCGCGGCCGACCGGTCGCCATCACCCTGACACCCGGCAACATCGCAGACATCAGCATCGCCATTCCGCTACTCGGTACGGTCGCTCCACCAAGGCGTCTCCTCGCCGACAAAGCCTATGACGCCGACAGCTTGCGCAACTGGCTGACCGCCCGAAACGTCAAAGCCGTGATCCCTTCAACTGCTTCGCGCCGAACACCATATCCTCTCGACCGGCGTATCTATCGAAGGAGAAACGTCATCGAGAGGCTCTTCGGACGCCTCAAAAACTGGCGGCGCATCGCCACCAGATATGACCGACACGCCCAAAACTATCTCGCCGCTATCGCTCTCGTCGCCGTCGTCGCAGAGTGGAGCAAATGA
- a CDS encoding glutathione S-transferase family protein, with protein sequence MWQLYQFPLCPFSRKVRLLLGEKGVGYDLVRESPWEARDEFLDLNPAGTTPVMVDAEKGLTLIDSQAICEYFEETVEKFPLISGTATGRAEVRRLTAFFDQNFYGDVVGPLIHERMKKRLIERTPPDARVLREAMRRANNHMDYMDYLLDHRAWMAGGTLSLADIAAAAHLSVADYLGGIDWTGHETVKRWYAGFKSRPSFRPLLSERMEVIVPPPHYEKPDF encoded by the coding sequence ATGTGGCAGCTTTACCAATTCCCGCTCTGTCCCTTCTCCCGCAAGGTGCGCCTTCTGCTGGGCGAGAAGGGCGTGGGCTACGACCTCGTGCGCGAATCGCCGTGGGAGGCGCGCGACGAGTTCCTCGATCTCAACCCGGCGGGAACCACGCCCGTCATGGTGGACGCGGAAAAGGGCCTGACCCTGATCGACAGCCAGGCGATCTGCGAATATTTCGAGGAGACGGTGGAGAAGTTCCCGCTGATTTCCGGCACGGCGACGGGCCGGGCGGAAGTGCGGCGGCTGACCGCCTTTTTCGACCAGAATTTCTATGGCGACGTGGTGGGCCCGCTGATCCACGAACGGATGAAGAAGCGCCTGATCGAGCGCACGCCGCCCGACGCCCGCGTCCTGCGCGAAGCGATGCGGCGGGCGAACAACCATATGGACTATATGGACTATCTGCTCGACCATCGCGCCTGGATGGCGGGCGGGACGCTCAGCCTTGCCGACATCGCGGCGGCGGCGCACCTGTCGGTGGCGGATTATCTGGGCGGCATCGACTGGACCGGCCATGAGACGGTGAAGCGCTGGTATGCCGGCTTCAAGTCGCGTCCCTCCTTCCGCCCGCTGCTGTCGGAACGGATGGAGGTGATCGTGCCTCCGCCCCATTATGAAAAGCCCGACTTCTAG
- the acs gene encoding acetate--CoA ligase, which translates to MSDDFFPVPAVWAKNALLDLEGRAADYKRSIEDGHAYWLERAKRLDWITPPTKTDESSFEEADFGVQWFADGELNVSANCIDRHLATRGDQVAILWEPDSPEEEPRRYTYRQVHEEVCRFANVLKGAGAKKGDRITVYMPMIPEAAFALLACARIGAIHSVVFGGFSPEALAGRIIDCDSNIVITADEGRRAGRKVPLKANVDAALDECTSVKQVIVVKATGGQVAMKDGRDLWLHEEAARVPADCPPERMNAEDPLFILYTSGSTGKPKGVLHTSGGYLLWAALTHELCFDYRPGDIWWCAADIGWVTGHSYIVYGPLANGATTLMYEGVPHWPTPSRIWEVVDRHQVHTIFTAPTALRALMREGDEFVTRTSRQSLRLLGTVGEPINPEAWRWYHHVVGEDRCPIIDTWWQTETGAAMIAPMPGATDLKPGSATLPLPGVVPQIVDGEGQVLHGAAEGNLVIAQSWPGQMRTVWGDHARFFQTYFTTFPGKYTTGDGARRDADGYYWITGRVDDVINVSGHRMGTAEVESALVLHESVAEAAVVGFPHDIKGQGIYAYVTLNAHDEPSEELRKALTAWVRTEIGPIATPDVIQFAPGLPKTRSGKIMRRILRKIAEGEVSPQALGDTSTLADPSVVEHLVANRAG; encoded by the coding sequence ATGTCTGACGATTTCTTCCCGGTTCCCGCGGTCTGGGCGAAGAACGCGCTGCTGGACCTGGAGGGACGGGCGGCGGATTACAAGCGCTCGATCGAGGACGGCCATGCCTATTGGCTGGAGCGGGCGAAGCGGCTGGACTGGATCACGCCGCCGACGAAAACCGACGAAAGCAGCTTCGAGGAGGCGGATTTCGGCGTCCAATGGTTCGCGGACGGGGAATTGAACGTCAGCGCCAACTGCATCGACCGGCATCTGGCGACGCGCGGCGATCAGGTCGCGATCCTGTGGGAACCCGATTCCCCGGAAGAGGAGCCGCGCCGCTACACCTACAGGCAGGTGCATGAGGAAGTCTGCCGCTTCGCCAATGTGCTGAAGGGCGCGGGCGCGAAGAAGGGCGACCGCATCACCGTCTATATGCCGATGATCCCCGAAGCGGCCTTCGCCCTGCTGGCCTGCGCGCGGATCGGGGCGATCCACAGCGTCGTCTTCGGCGGCTTTTCGCCCGAGGCGCTGGCCGGGCGGATCATCGACTGCGATTCGAATATCGTCATCACCGCCGACGAAGGACGGCGCGCGGGCAGGAAGGTGCCGCTCAAGGCCAATGTCGACGCGGCGCTGGACGAATGCACCAGCGTGAAGCAGGTGATCGTGGTGAAGGCGACCGGCGGGCAGGTCGCGATGAAGGACGGGCGCGACCTGTGGCTGCATGAGGAGGCGGCGCGGGTGCCGGCCGACTGCCCGCCCGAACGCATGAACGCCGAAGACCCGCTGTTCATCCTCTACACCTCCGGTTCGACGGGAAAGCCCAAGGGGGTGCTGCATACGAGCGGAGGCTATCTGCTCTGGGCCGCGCTCACCCATGAGTTGTGCTTCGATTACCGGCCGGGCGACATCTGGTGGTGCGCGGCCGACATCGGCTGGGTGACGGGGCACAGCTATATCGTCTACGGACCGCTGGCGAACGGGGCGACCACGCTGATGTATGAGGGCGTTCCCCACTGGCCGACGCCCAGCCGCATATGGGAAGTGGTGGACCGGCATCAGGTGCACACGATCTTCACCGCGCCCACGGCGCTGCGCGCGCTGATGCGGGAGGGCGACGAGTTCGTCACGCGCACCAGCCGACAGTCGCTGCGCCTGCTGGGCACGGTGGGCGAACCGATCAATCCCGAGGCGTGGCGCTGGTATCATCATGTCGTGGGCGAGGACCGCTGCCCGATCATCGACACATGGTGGCAGACCGAGACGGGCGCGGCGATGATCGCGCCGATGCCCGGCGCCACGGACCTGAAGCCCGGTTCCGCGACGCTGCCCCTGCCCGGCGTCGTGCCGCAGATCGTGGACGGCGAGGGCCAGGTGCTGCATGGCGCGGCCGAGGGCAATCTGGTCATCGCGCAAAGCTGGCCGGGACAGATGCGGACTGTCTGGGGCGATCATGCGCGCTTCTTCCAGACCTATTTCACGACCTTTCCCGGCAAATACACGACCGGCGACGGCGCGCGGCGGGACGCGGACGGCTATTACTGGATCACGGGGCGCGTGGACGACGTCATCAACGTGTCCGGCCACCGCATGGGCACGGCGGAGGTCGAAAGCGCGCTGGTGCTCCACGAAAGCGTGGCCGAAGCGGCGGTGGTCGGCTTCCCGCACGACATCAAGGGACAGGGCATCTACGCCTATGTGACGCTCAACGCCCATGACGAGCCGAGCGAGGAGCTTCGCAAGGCGCTCACCGCATGGGTGCGGACCGAGATCGGCCCCATCGCGACGCCCGACGTGATCCAGTTCGCGCCCGGCCTGCCCAAGACCCGCTCCGGCAAGATCATGCGCCGCATCCTGCGCAAGATCGCCGAAGGAGAGGTATCGCCGCAGGCATTGGGCGACACCAGCACGCTGGCCGATCCGTCCGTGGTGGAGCATCTGGTGGCGAACCGGGCAGGGTAA
- a CDS encoding FAD-dependent monooxygenase codes for MQRFDVVILGGGLVGLTLGIALSGHGVRCAVIDPADPVETTAAGFDGRVSAISSTSHAMLSAIGVADRLEGKGCPIDRIWVSDGLQPGALDFAPDEDDGVMGIMFPNRDLRVALAQAAEEAENLTRFQPDRALAVDRHADGVTLTLAGGAQLHGALLVAAEGRNSPTREAAGIRTTRWQYQHTAMVTAIDHDVPHANTAYEIFYVGGPFALLPMLPGTRSAIVWTVPTEQAPAMMKLSERAWLAEAQKRMGGFLGDISLAGPRSSYPLGFHHAARITDTRLALVGDSAHAIHPIAGQGLNLGFRDVAALVEVLVEGMRLGLDPGDAQLLARYQRWRGLDSLSVSVAMDGLVRLFDIPGRLPSLVRRAGLAAVQRTSLLKNRFMAEARGESGALPKLLTGEMV; via the coding sequence ATGCAACGCTTCGACGTCGTGATTCTGGGCGGGGGCCTCGTCGGCCTCACCCTTGGCATCGCTCTTTCGGGCCATGGCGTGCGCTGCGCCGTGATCGATCCCGCCGACCCTGTGGAAACCACCGCCGCCGGTTTCGACGGTCGCGTGTCGGCCATATCCTCGACCAGCCATGCCATGCTGTCCGCCATCGGCGTCGCCGATCGGCTGGAAGGCAAGGGCTGTCCCATCGACCGCATATGGGTCAGCGACGGGTTGCAGCCGGGCGCGCTGGACTTCGCGCCTGACGAGGATGACGGCGTGATGGGGATCATGTTCCCCAATCGCGACCTGCGCGTGGCGCTCGCGCAAGCGGCGGAGGAGGCGGAGAACCTCACCCGCTTCCAGCCCGACCGCGCCCTGGCCGTGGATCGTCACGCCGACGGGGTGACCCTGACGCTGGCTGGCGGGGCGCAGCTCCACGGCGCGTTGCTGGTCGCGGCCGAAGGGCGCAACAGCCCGACGCGCGAGGCGGCGGGCATCCGCACGACCCGCTGGCAATATCAGCACACCGCCATGGTGACGGCCATCGACCATGACGTGCCGCATGCCAACACCGCCTATGAGATTTTCTATGTCGGCGGCCCCTTCGCGCTGCTGCCGATGCTGCCGGGCACGCGTTCGGCGATCGTGTGGACGGTGCCGACCGAGCAGGCGCCCGCGATGATGAAGCTTTCCGAACGCGCATGGCTCGCCGAAGCGCAAAAGCGCATGGGCGGTTTCCTGGGCGACATATCGCTGGCGGGGCCGCGCTCCTCCTATCCGCTCGGTTTCCACCATGCGGCGCGGATCACCGACACCCGTCTCGCGCTGGTGGGGGATAGCGCCCATGCGATCCATCCCATCGCCGGCCAGGGCCTCAACCTCGGTTTCCGCGACGTCGCCGCGCTGGTGGAGGTCCTGGTGGAGGGCATGCGCCTCGGCCTCGATCCCGGCGACGCGCAGCTTCTGGCGCGCTACCAGCGGTGGCGGGGGCTGGATTCGCTCTCGGTCAGCGTGGCGATGGACGGCCTCGTCCGGCTGTTCGACATCCCCGGCCGCCTCCCCTCGCTCGTCCGCCGCGCGGGACTGGCGGCGGTGCAGCGCACCTCGCTCCTCAAGAACCGCTTCATGGCCGAAGCGCGCGGCGAATCCGGCGCCCTGCCAAAGTTGCTGACGGGCGAGATGGTTTAA
- a CDS encoding branched-chain amino acid aminotransferase, translating into MDVQQTSRFTVIPNSKAVAADRRAVLLEDPGFGRLHTDHMVTIRYTEGQGWHSHTLGPREPFQLDPACAVLHYAQEIFEGMKAYRLADGSVAMFRPRENARRFNESAARMAMPAMPEDLFLEAVEQLVKIDAGWIPGGEGSLYIRPFMFASEAFLGVRPANEYIFCVIASPAGAYFKGGKKAVSLWVSEHYTRAAPGGTGAAKCGGNYAASLIAQAEASRHGCDQVVFLDAAEHRWVEELGGMNIFFVMEDGSIVTPPLGTILPGITRDSIMALARAKGHDVREQPYSFAQWRADAASGRLREAFACGTAAVVTAIGTVKSAEGDFTIGNGDGGMVTEALRADLTGIQRGTVADPANWVHRL; encoded by the coding sequence ATGGATGTCCAGCAGACATCGCGCTTCACCGTCATCCCCAACAGCAAGGCTGTAGCGGCTGACCGGCGCGCCGTATTGCTGGAAGATCCCGGCTTTGGACGCCTGCACACCGACCATATGGTGACGATCCGCTATACCGAAGGGCAGGGCTGGCACAGCCACACCCTTGGCCCGCGCGAACCGTTCCAGCTCGATCCCGCCTGCGCCGTGCTGCATTATGCGCAGGAAATCTTCGAAGGCATGAAGGCCTATCGCCTCGCCGACGGCAGCGTCGCCATGTTCCGGCCGCGGGAAAATGCCCGCCGCTTCAACGAATCGGCGGCGCGCATGGCGATGCCCGCCATGCCCGAAGACCTGTTCCTCGAAGCGGTCGAGCAACTGGTGAAGATCGACGCGGGCTGGATTCCGGGCGGGGAGGGCAGCCTCTACATCCGCCCCTTCATGTTCGCGAGCGAAGCCTTTCTGGGCGTGCGCCCGGCGAACGAATATATCTTCTGCGTGATCGCCTCGCCCGCCGGCGCCTATTTCAAGGGCGGGAAGAAGGCGGTCAGCCTCTGGGTCTCGGAACATTATACCCGCGCGGCTCCCGGCGGCACGGGCGCGGCCAAATGCGGCGGCAACTATGCCGCCTCGCTGATCGCGCAGGCCGAAGCCAGCAGGCATGGCTGCGACCAGGTCGTCTTCCTGGACGCCGCCGAACATCGGTGGGTCGAGGAACTGGGCGGCATGAACATCTTCTTCGTGATGGAGGACGGGTCCATCGTCACGCCGCCGCTCGGCACGATCCTGCCCGGCATCACCCGCGACAGCATCATGGCGCTGGCCCGCGCCAAGGGCCATGACGTGCGCGAGCAGCCCTACAGCTTCGCCCAGTGGCGCGCCGACGCGGCGAGCGGCAGGCTGCGCGAAGCCTTCGCCTGCGGCACGGCGGCGGTGGTGACGGCCATCGGCACGGTGAAGAGCGCGGAAGGCGACTTCACGATCGGCAATGGCGATGGCGGCATGGTGACCGAAGCCCTGCGCGCCGACCTCACCGGCATCCAGCGCGGCACCGTGGCCGACCCCGCGAACTGGGTGCACCGGCTGTAG